One Mustela nigripes isolate SB6536 chromosome 5, MUSNIG.SB6536, whole genome shotgun sequence DNA segment encodes these proteins:
- the LOC132017154 gene encoding butyrophilin subfamily 2 member A2-like codes for MEAAAALRFSVPRSLLSFMLVSCLGLLSAPFTVMGPADPVLAMVGEDTMFRCHLSPEKDAEHMEVRWFRAQFSPAVLVYKDGQERTEEQMEEYRGRTTLVSDHINTGSVVLVIHNVTAHDNGIYHCYFQEGRSYDEAILRLMVAGLGSKPLIEMKGQEDGGVRLECTSGGWYPEPHVVWRDPHGAIMPVLEEAYTVDTEGLFMVTTAVVIRDCSVRNASCSVVSTLLGQEKETIIFIPESFAPSMFPWTAGLAVLLPSLLLFITGSVCLIRKLHRGKEVEKEEKEIACKELETDQMEKEKERQIREQLEEELRWRRTLLHAADVVLDPDTAHPELFLTEDGRSVRRGPSRQSVPNNPERFDCRPCVLGLESFSSGRHYWEVEVENVMVWAVGVCRDSVERKGEALLVPQNGFWTLEMFGNQYRALSSPEKILPLRERLRRVGIFLDYEAGDISFYNMRDRSHIYTCPRSPFSGPLRPFFRLGSDDSPLFICPAFTGARGVLVPEGGLILHRMGTHRRSHHEEFPGLRAK; via the exons ATGGAGGCGGCCGCTGCTTTGCGCTTCTCCGTGCCCCGCTCCCTTCTGTCCTTCATGTTGGTCAGCTGCTTGGGCCTGCTCTCAG CCCCGTTTACTGTCATGGGGCCAGCTGACCCTGTCCTGGCCATGGTGGGAGAAGACACCATGTTCCGCTGCCACCTGTCCCCCGAGAAGGACGCAGAGCACATGGAGGTGCGCTGGTTCCGTGCTCAGTTCTCCCCAGCAGTGCTTGTGTATAAGGATGGACAGGAGAGGACCGAGGAGCAGATGGAGGAGTACCGGGGAAGAACCACCTTGGTGAGTGACCACATCAACACAGGGAGTGTGGTGCTTGTCATACACAACGTCACAGCCCACGACAATGGCATCTACCACTGTTACTTCCAAGAAGGCAGATCCTACGATGAGGCCATCCTGCGCCTGATGGTGGCAG GCCTGGGCTCTAAGCCGCTCATTGAGATGAAGGGCCAGGAGGATGGCGGCGTGCGGCTGGAGTGCACGTCCGGAGGATGGTACCCGGAGCCCCATGTGGTATGGAGGGACCCTCACGGTGCGATCATGCCGGTGCTGGAGGAGGCTTACACAGTGGACACAGAAGGCCTCTTCATGGTCACCACGGCCGTGGTCATCAGGGACTGCTCGGTGAGGAACGCGTCCTGCTCTGTGGTCAGCACCCTGCTTGGCCAGGAGAAGGAAACCATCATTTTCATCCCAG AATCCTTTGCTCCCAGCATGTTTCCCTGGACGGCAGGCCTCGCTGtcctcctgccttctctgcttctcttcatcACCGGGAGCGTCTGTCTCATCAGGAAACTCCACAGAGGAAAAGAggttgaaaaagaagagaaagaaattgcaTGTAAGGAACTGGAGACAGAccagatggaaaaagagaaagaacgtCAAATAAGAG aGCAACTTGAAGAAGAACTAC GATGGAGAAGAACCTTGCTACATGCCG CCGATGTGGTCCTGGATCCGGACACCGCTCATCCTGAGCTCTTCCTCACAGAGGACGGGAGAAGCGTGAGACGAGGCCCCTCCAGGCAGAGTGTCCCCAACAACCCGGAGAGATTCGACTGCCGGCCTTGCGTGCTGGGCCTGGAGAGCTTCTCCTCAGGAAGGCATTACTGGGAGGTGGAGGTTGAAAACGTGATGGTGTGGGCTGTGGGGGTTTGCAGAGACAGTGTTGAGAGGAAAGGGGAGGCCCTACTGGTCCCCCAGAATGGCTTCTGGACCCTGGAGATGTTTGGAAACCAGTACCGGGCCCTTTCTTCCCCTGAGAAGATTCTCCCCCTGAGAGAGCGTCTTCGCCGGGTGGGCATCTTTCTGGACTATGAAGCCGGAGATATCTCCTTCTATAACATGAGGGACAGATCACACATCTACACATGTCCCCGTTCACCCTTTTCTGGGCCCCTAAGGCCCTTCTTCAGGCTGGGGTCTGATGACAGCCCCCTCTTCATCTGCCCAGCCTTCACGGGGGCACGGGGGGTCCTGGTGCCAGAGGGCGGCTTGATTCTCCACAGGATGGGGACCCATCGTCGCAGCCACCATGAAGAGTTTCCTGGCCTCAGAGCCAAGTAG